A genomic region of Aspergillus oryzae RIB40 DNA, chromosome 1 contains the following coding sequences:
- a CDS encoding uncharacterized protein (TPR repeat-containing protein) yields MSFLGGAECSTAGNPLTQFTKHVQDDKSLQRDRLVGRGPGGMQESMRSRGMMGGQDQMMDEFAQQPGQIPGAPPQPFAMEHLRRELDQFQTTPPRTGSPGWAAEFDPGEQARMEAAFAGPQGPMMNNGSGFTPAEFARFQQQSRAGVPQTANPVTSGPSPMMSGFQRPMGMGYMGMGGMGGMGMMHSAYNPMAMQQQPAEATTQDKGKGRMVELDDENWEAQFAEMETADTQKLDDEANDAIEAELNDLDRSVFTSSTSKEADYDAFENVWQKVQAETAASRKLAEEDTEFNVTDSLHMGDMGEWDNFDSLNTRFRDPQLGDYMFEDENMFKNVTNPFEEGVKLMREGGNLSLAALAFEAAVQKDPQHVQAWTMLGSAQAQNEKELPAIRALEQALKVDPNNLDALMGLAVSYTNEGYDSTAYRTLERWLSVKYPQIINPKDLSSDADLGFTDRQILHDRVTDFFIQAAQLSPSGAQMDPDVQVGLGVLFYCAEEYDKAVDCFSAALASTESGTVNQREQLHLLWNRLGATLANSGRSEEAIEAYEQALNINANFVRARYNLGVSCINIGCYPEAAQHLLGALSMHRVVEQEGRERAREIIGGDGVDDEQLERMIHISQNQSTNLYDTLRRVFSQMGRRDLADMVVAGMDVNVFRKEFEF; encoded by the exons ATGTCATTCCTCGGTGGCGCTGAGTGTTCTACGGCGGGAAACCCGTTGACACAGTTTACAAAGCACGTACAAGATGACAAGTCCCTCCAGCGGGATCGGCTCGTTGGGAGGGGCCCAGGAGGCATGCAAGAAAGCATGCGGTCCAGAGGTATGATGGGTGGACAGGATCAG ATGATGGACGAGTTTGCCCAACAACCTGGCCAAATCCCCGGGGCCCCGCCACAACCTTTTGCGATGGAACACCTGAGACGCGAGTTAGACCAATTCCAGACTACGCCACCTCGGACTGGCTCTCCGGGCTGGGCGGCCGAGTTTGACCCCGGTGAGCAGGCTCGCATGGAGGCTGCCTTTGCCGGGCCTCAGGGACCTATGATGAATAATGGCTCGGGATTCACACCGGCGGAGTTTGCCCGGTTCCAACAACAGAGTAGGGCTGGCGTGCCTCAAACTGCCAATCCGGTTACTTCTGGTCCGTCGCCGATGATGTCGGGTTTCCAGCGTCCTATGGGTATGGGCTATATGGGCATGGGTGGCATGGGTGGTATGGGTATGATGCATTCTGCTTATAACCCTATGGCGATGCAGCAGCAACCAGCGGAGGCTACTACGCAAGACAAGGGCAAGGGACGAATGGTCGAGTTAGACGACGAGAACTGGGAGGCACAGTTTGCTGAGATGGAGACCGCGGATACTCAGAAGTTGGACGATGAGGCTAATGATGCTATCGAGGCGGAACTGAACGATCTTGACAGGTCAGTCTTCACCTCCAGCACTAGTAAAGAAGCAGATTACGATGCTTTTGAAAACGTATGGCAAAAAGTTCAAGCTGAGACGGCAGCAAGCAGGAAactggcagaagaagatacCGAATTTAATGTTACTGACAGTTTACACATGGGAGATATGGGAGAGTGGGATAACTTTGACTCTCTCAACACTCGTTTCAGGGACCCTCAGCTGGGTGATTACATGTTTGAAGACGAGAACATGTTCAAGAATGTCACCAATCCATTTGAAGAAGGTGTGAAGCTCATGCGCGAGGGTGGTAACCTATCTTTGGCTGCTTTGGCTTTTGAAGCCGCGGTACAGAAGGATCCTCAACATGTACAAGCCTGGACCATGCTGGGATCTGCTCAAGCTCAGAACGAAAAGGAACTGCCTGCCATCCGTGCTCTAGAGCAGGCTCTGAAGGTGGACCCGAACAATCTGGATGCGCTTATGGGTCTCGCCGTTTCTTACACAAATGAAGGCTATGACTCCACGGCCTACCGTACATTGGAACGTTGGCTTTCTGTGAAGTATCCACAGATCATTAATCCCAAGGATCTTTCATCAGACGCAGACCTAGGATTCACAGATCGCCAGATCCTTCATGATAGAGTCACGGACTTCTTTATTCAGGCAGCTCAATTGTCGCCTTCGGGTGCACAAATGGACCCAGATGTGCAGGTCGGTTTAGGTGTTCTTTTCTACTGCGCGGAGGAATATGACAAGGCCGTGGATTGTTTCTCTGCCGCCTTGGCCTCCACTGAGTCGGGAACTGTGAACCAGCGGGAACAGCTCCATCTGCTGTGGAACCGTCTCGGAGCCACTCTTGCCAACTCGGGTCGTTCTGAGGAGGCCATCGAAGCTTACGAGCAAGCCTTGAATATTAATGCCAACTTTGTCCGCGCGAGATATAACCTGGGCGTGTCATGCATCAATATCGGTTGCTACCCAGAAGCTGCTCAGCATCTGTTGGGTGCACTGTCCATGCACCGTGTTGTCGAGCAGGAAGGCCGTGAGCGCGCCCGTGAGATTATCGGCGGAGACGGTGTCGACGATGAACAGCTTGAGCGGATGATTCATATCAGCCAGAACCAGAGCACCAACTTGTATGACACCCTGCGGCGTGTGTTCAGCCAGATGGGACGTCGGGATCTGGCCGACATGGTCGTGGCTGGCATGGATGTGAATGTCTTCCGGAAGGAGTTTGAATTTTAA
- a CDS encoding uncharacterized protein (predicted protein) produces the protein MLARLNLGYSDSNAAAPTFEPQDEKQSAAMTLGLLSSGMSPMNSAPPAFGDGTLKMGETPLPPQGGFGATADIPGAPSPLSAMFGQMPDMQLPLDWDTWDNYIQNAALDASNQWWPTMDQQQQQQPQPQPQSQNALGSAGLASVQNSAADKMRSLPSFSNVFYPDANVYDNNNSPPNNAGTR, from the exons ATGCTTGCCAGATTGAACTTGGGCTACTCTGACAGCAATGCCGCCGCACCTACCTTCGAACctcaggatgagaagcaaAGTGCCGCCATGACCTTAGGCCTTCTCAGTAGTGGAATGAGTCCCATGAACTCGGCTCCCCCCGCCTTCGGCGATGGCACCCTTAAAATGGGCGAGACGCCACTCCCACCACAGGGAGGATTTGGAGCGACAGCAGATATACCAGGGGCTCCCTCGCCTCTAAGTGCCATGTTCGGGCAAATGCCAGATATGCAGCTCCCTCTCGATTGG GACACCTGGGATAACTATATTCAGAATGCAGCACTTGATGCCTCGAACCAGTGGTGGCCAACAATGgatcagcagcaacagcaacaaccgcAGCCACAACCACAATCTCAGAATGCGTTAGGCTCTGCTGGTTTAGCATCGGTGCAAAATAGTGCTGCAGACAAGATGCGCtcattgccttctttttccaacGTATTTTACCCTGATGCCAACGTTTACGATAACAACAATTCACCGCCGAACAATGCGGGTACACGTTAA